A part of Paenibacillus sp. 481 genomic DNA contains:
- a CDS encoding ring-cleaving dioxygenase, producing the protein MNQLKGIHHVTAITSSAEKNYDFFTNVLGMRLVKKTVNQDDIQTYHLFFADDKGSAGTDMTFFDFPGIQKGEHGTDEIAKTSFRVPNDAALDYWVKRFDRLNVKHFGIKELFGKQTLSFVDFDDQQYQLISDEHNQGVPSGTPWQKGPIPLEHAITGLGPVFIRVANFDFFKEVLEKVLLFREIAANGALHLFEIGEGGNGAQVVVEHNEDLPRSQQGFGTVHHVAFRVEDRKELDQWNERLESFRFRTSGYVDRFFFESLYARVAPQILFEFATDGPGFMGDEPYETLGEKLSLPPFLEAKRGEIEKLVRPIDTVRSTKQFTQE; encoded by the coding sequence ATGAACCAACTAAAAGGTATCCACCACGTAACAGCCATTACGAGCAGCGCAGAAAAAAACTATGACTTTTTCACAAATGTGTTAGGAATGCGTTTGGTCAAAAAAACGGTAAACCAAGACGATATTCAAACGTACCATTTGTTTTTTGCAGATGATAAAGGTAGCGCAGGTACAGATATGACGTTCTTTGATTTTCCTGGTATTCAAAAAGGCGAGCACGGTACAGATGAGATCGCAAAAACATCTTTCCGCGTACCTAATGATGCAGCTTTGGACTATTGGGTCAAACGATTTGACCGTTTGAATGTTAAGCATTTTGGAATTAAGGAGTTGTTTGGCAAACAGACACTTTCGTTTGTTGATTTTGATGACCAGCAGTACCAGTTGATTTCCGATGAGCATAACCAAGGTGTACCGTCCGGTACGCCGTGGCAAAAAGGTCCGATCCCACTTGAGCATGCGATTACTGGATTGGGGCCCGTCTTTATTCGAGTCGCTAACTTTGATTTCTTTAAAGAAGTATTGGAAAAAGTGTTGTTGTTCAGAGAAATAGCCGCGAATGGAGCGCTTCATCTATTTGAAATAGGTGAAGGTGGTAACGGTGCGCAAGTGGTCGTGGAGCATAACGAGGATTTGCCGCGATCCCAACAAGGCTTTGGTACAGTTCACCACGTGGCTTTCCGTGTGGAAGACCGCAAGGAGCTGGATCAATGGAATGAGCGTCTGGAAAGCTTCCGATTCCGCACATCCGGCTATGTGGATCGATTCTTCTTCGAGTCGTTGTATGCGCGAGTGGCGCCGCAAATTTTGTTTGAGTTTGCAACAGATGGCCCAGGCTTTATGGGGGATGAGCCTTACGAAACGTTGGGCGAGAAATTATCGCTCCCTCCATTTTTAGAAGCAAAACGTGGAGAAATCGAAAAATTGGTTCGCCCCATTGATACGGTTCGCAGCACGAAGCAATTTACACAAGAGTAA
- a CDS encoding FtsW/RodA/SpoVE family cell cycle protein codes for MSDRVNGFDSHPLIVQYLDRVCGHIKAKAVHEDIRHELLAHLEELAEERSFQDDISLDEKVSGVLKKMGDPEEVGKGLHTAHKPKPEWGVIALVASMVCIALISILALALSNLTGNLSIKQDLLYGFIGIAVMIALYFSDYRKLLRFSWPLYGLTLLVLVASYLLHLYMLFGVPRDALSESHLTTFYMIYVHLFDLSPYLFLISFAGILQLQKERKQEGGTQSPFAKLMVNTGLFALLPILMYTQSTSLNYFVTYCAGLAVLLVVAGNKKLRRSVGVSATVLMGLIVYFGNTSIGSHWIMITSYLNSFRHYFTGQYHYSVSDHSLKLLESAGLWGQGFGMTLPYSPDSGFQFTYAVYSLGWVFGIIVVLVSILFIKRVLLMGALLKDGYARGLVTGLITVLGVQLIWNLLMCMNLLPDNAINLPLMNWGMITVIFEFAIVGLMLSAYRRKDMLSQRQLSGSIE; via the coding sequence TGGGCATATAAAGGCCAAAGCTGTGCATGAGGACATACGACATGAATTATTGGCTCATTTAGAAGAGTTAGCAGAAGAACGAAGTTTCCAAGACGACATTTCTCTAGATGAAAAGGTATCAGGCGTTCTGAAGAAGATGGGCGATCCTGAGGAGGTAGGCAAAGGACTGCACACTGCACATAAACCCAAGCCAGAATGGGGCGTTATTGCGCTGGTAGCAAGTATGGTGTGTATCGCCTTAATTTCCATACTAGCTCTGGCTCTATCCAATCTAACTGGAAATTTGTCTATCAAGCAAGATTTATTATATGGTTTCATAGGTATTGCTGTTATGATCGCGTTATATTTTTCCGATTACCGTAAGCTGCTTCGTTTCTCATGGCCGCTTTATGGGTTAACGCTATTGGTATTGGTCGCTAGCTACCTGCTTCATTTATATATGTTGTTCGGAGTACCGCGTGATGCCTTGAGTGAGTCTCACTTGACTACTTTCTACATGATTTACGTCCATCTATTTGATTTATCACCGTACCTATTCCTTATTTCTTTTGCTGGCATTTTGCAGTTACAGAAGGAAAGGAAGCAAGAGGGAGGTACGCAAAGTCCATTTGCGAAGCTTATGGTTAATACAGGCTTGTTTGCGCTATTGCCCATTTTAATGTACACACAATCAACGTCGTTGAATTACTTTGTTACTTATTGTGCAGGTCTAGCTGTTCTGTTGGTTGTAGCAGGGAATAAGAAATTACGCCGGTCTGTTGGTGTATCTGCTACAGTACTAATGGGATTAATCGTGTACTTCGGTAATACTAGCATTGGTTCCCATTGGATTATGATCACAAGTTACTTAAATTCGTTTAGACATTACTTCACAGGCCAATATCACTATTCCGTAAGTGATCATTCTTTGAAATTGCTTGAATCGGCAGGGTTGTGGGGACAGGGGTTCGGTATGACACTTCCGTATTCTCCCGATAGCGGATTCCAATTCACTTATGCCGTATATAGCCTCGGATGGGTGTTTGGTATTATTGTCGTTCTAGTTTCCATTTTATTTATTAAAAGAGTGTTACTTATGGGGGCATTGCTTAAAGATGGATATGCTAGAGGGCTAGTCACTGGATTAATTACCGTATTGGGCGTGCAGTTAATATGGAACTTATTGATGTGCATGAACTTACTTCCAGATAATGCAATCAATTTGCCACTTATGAATTGGGGCATGATAACGGTCATCTTCGAGTTTGCCATAGTAGGACTAATGCTAAGCGCGTATCGAAGAAAAGACATGCTTAGTCAGCGTCAACTGTCAGGGTCAATTGAATAA
- a CDS encoding helix-turn-helix domain-containing protein, which yields MLMPITYSEKKLFTQNSDHIALELLNLSNFDNSVLLFKVLAHAMKNNDDLIRAFDESIFEDPDTFKEKFSILLEHALIQACKQEVEPTQAARQEYSPKELSTFLGVSVVTIHNWIKQGRFEGVELVGANKHNRISDDTMYITPANKKISIRDIVQMWEKQERELSPVHYEDNQSYYTRQIALYEEKYQGEFEHTLGAQRLLTPEEESDAQVWRHYLRRQQLEFRNTEE from the coding sequence ATGTTAATGCCAATTACTTATTCTGAAAAAAAATTATTTACCCAAAATTCAGACCATATCGCACTAGAGTTACTTAATCTAAGCAACTTTGACAACAGTGTCTTGTTGTTTAAAGTGTTGGCACATGCCATGAAAAATAATGACGATCTTATTCGCGCATTTGATGAATCCATCTTCGAAGATCCTGACACTTTCAAAGAAAAGTTTTCGATTTTGTTAGAGCATGCGCTTATTCAAGCCTGTAAACAAGAAGTAGAGCCTACACAAGCTGCACGTCAAGAATATAGCCCCAAAGAGTTGTCTACATTTTTGGGTGTCAGTGTGGTCACCATTCACAATTGGATCAAACAAGGGCGTTTTGAAGGGGTTGAACTTGTCGGTGCCAATAAACATAATCGTATTTCCGATGATACGATGTATATAACGCCAGCCAACAAAAAGATTTCGATCCGCGATATCGTCCAGATGTGGGAAAAGCAAGAGAGAGAACTTAGTCCTGTTCATTATGAAGACAATCAGAGTTATTACACTCGACAAATCGCATTGTATGAAGAAAAATATCAAGGCGAATTCGAACACACGCTCGGCGCACAACGTCTTTTGACTCCCGAAGAAGAATCCGATGCTCAAGTTTGGAGGCACTATTTAAGGAGGCAGCAACTTGAGTTTAGGAATACCGAAGAGTAA
- a CDS encoding NAD(P)/FAD-dependent oxidoreductase codes for MKSLTCVIVGGGYAGIHAAKAIRKKWREDSPVKQLRLILIDKQSYHLRKVLLFKPAAGESDIALPLARLLAAEEVQLIQGTVTTINREEQHLLWQNEWGKEQCLHYDILVVAVGSMVRQPEQEQGGIALTGVEAAAAIREAWRTNLQQATQVKQVEERQRLLTLAVAGAGISGIETAAELAYAMREEANKLNLDPHMVKVYLLNAQDRLFPEGSAKMGHKLERALHDYGVTVLHGRRALREHEGVVTLSDGHMIPVGVCVWTLGLVPNPALRSMGLPLTPGGQIVVDASYRVAGARGVYSIGDCAHIVDPISGQADQMTCKEATAQAARLGKIVLADVEGKSPAPIHQSFMDFYCVGLGPERGMVWTRKWGLDIILTGKLAWKIRSFTWNEASMLK; via the coding sequence ATGAAATCGTTAACCTGCGTGATCGTCGGGGGTGGATATGCTGGCATACATGCCGCAAAAGCGATTCGAAAAAAGTGGAGAGAAGACAGCCCGGTGAAGCAACTGCGGCTCATTCTGATCGATAAACAGTCGTATCACCTCCGCAAAGTGCTGTTGTTCAAGCCGGCCGCGGGAGAGTCGGATATTGCCTTGCCATTGGCACGTCTGCTTGCCGCTGAGGAGGTTCAATTGATTCAAGGTACGGTCACGACGATAAACAGAGAAGAGCAACATCTGCTATGGCAAAATGAATGGGGCAAGGAGCAATGTTTGCACTATGACATTCTCGTCGTAGCAGTGGGCAGTATGGTTCGGCAGCCAGAGCAGGAGCAAGGCGGAATTGCTCTGACTGGCGTGGAAGCTGCGGCTGCTATTCGGGAAGCTTGGCGTACCAACTTGCAGCAAGCCACTCAAGTAAAGCAGGTAGAAGAGCGGCAGCGCTTGCTCACTCTAGCTGTCGCCGGAGCTGGTATTAGCGGCATTGAGACAGCCGCCGAGTTGGCTTATGCGATGCGCGAAGAAGCGAACAAGCTTAACCTCGACCCTCATATGGTGAAGGTGTATTTACTTAATGCACAGGATCGGCTGTTCCCAGAAGGTTCAGCCAAGATGGGACACAAGCTGGAACGTGCCTTGCATGATTATGGCGTCACGGTTCTTCATGGGCGAAGGGCTCTGCGTGAGCATGAAGGGGTGGTCACCTTATCCGACGGCCACATGATTCCGGTCGGCGTATGCGTGTGGACGCTCGGACTTGTGCCAAATCCTGCGCTGCGCAGCATGGGGCTGCCTCTAACACCGGGAGGCCAAATCGTCGTAGATGCTTCTTATCGCGTTGCTGGGGCTCGTGGCGTGTACAGCATTGGAGATTGCGCCCATATCGTTGATCCAATCAGTGGGCAAGCCGATCAAATGACCTGTAAAGAAGCGACTGCCCAAGCTGCCAGACTGGGCAAAATCGTGTTAGCCGACGTGGAAGGAAAGAGTCCTGCGCCTATTCATCAAAGCTTTATGGACTTCTATTGCGTAGGGTTAGGGCCGGAGCGTGGCATGGTATGGACACGTAAATGGGGACTCGATATTATTTTGACAGGCAAGCTCGCTTGGAAGATTCGGAGCTTCACTTGGAATGAGGCGAGCATGTTAAAATAA
- a CDS encoding toxin-antitoxin system TumE family protein, protein MSLGIPKSNFNFIEINFSDIILEIRNGANGLPSDARTIRKTIVFQDLSKMYCTEILENTRREIELYWYDWYEHNQQLIMKFHAHYHPDGTPKEITIHDPFHIQTNSYRGPNNQFRELNQILEFVRVRQLSLKK, encoded by the coding sequence TTGAGTTTAGGAATACCGAAGAGTAACTTTAACTTTATTGAGATAAACTTTTCAGACATCATCTTGGAAATCAGGAATGGTGCGAATGGTCTTCCTAGCGACGCCAGAACGATCCGCAAGACGATAGTGTTTCAGGATTTATCGAAAATGTATTGTACCGAGATATTAGAAAATACACGGAGAGAGATTGAACTGTATTGGTACGATTGGTATGAGCATAATCAGCAACTAATCATGAAGTTTCATGCTCATTACCATCCAGACGGAACTCCTAAAGAAATTACCATTCATGATCCATTTCATATCCAAACCAACTCCTATCGAGGCCCTAACAATCAATTTCGTGAGCTTAATCAAATCCTAGAATTTGTTCGTGTAAGGCAACTAAGTCTGAAGAAGTAG
- a CDS encoding YitT family protein: protein MNKRIVDIFMIMVGSLIFALAVNLFVIPNKLGEGGVTGVTIILYYLFEWSPGLLSLMINAVLLIAGYKFLDKTTTVYTIIAVIFNSLFLHLTASWRLPSDQLIINAIYGGVFAGVGIGMIIRVGGTTAGTTILARIMNKYLDWNISYALLFFDLIVVFSSYFIIGPESLMFTIVMLYVGTKVMDFIIEGLNPKKAVMIVSKEQHEIAEQVNVVMDRGVTVLYGHGHYTKERKEILYIVISKQEVSTLKKIVKAIDKDAFITIHDVRDVFGEGFVDIAK from the coding sequence ATGAATAAACGAATTGTAGATATTTTTATGATTATGGTAGGATCATTAATTTTTGCATTAGCCGTCAATTTGTTCGTCATTCCGAATAAGTTAGGTGAGGGCGGAGTTACAGGGGTCACGATTATTCTTTACTATTTATTTGAATGGTCCCCGGGGCTATTAAGTTTAATGATTAACGCCGTGCTGCTAATTGCGGGTTATAAATTTTTGGACAAAACAACGACGGTATACACGATTATTGCGGTAATCTTTAACTCGCTCTTTCTCCATTTGACAGCGAGCTGGCGCCTTCCGTCAGATCAATTAATTATTAACGCTATTTATGGCGGCGTATTCGCTGGTGTAGGTATAGGTATGATTATACGTGTTGGTGGGACAACAGCAGGAACGACCATTTTAGCGCGGATTATGAATAAGTATTTGGATTGGAACATTAGCTATGCGTTATTGTTTTTTGATTTGATTGTGGTATTCTCCTCCTATTTTATTATTGGTCCGGAAAGTCTTATGTTTACGATTGTGATGCTCTATGTGGGTACGAAAGTGATGGACTTCATTATTGAAGGGCTTAATCCGAAAAAAGCGGTTATGATCGTGTCCAAGGAGCAGCATGAAATTGCTGAACAAGTAAATGTCGTAATGGATCGCGGCGTGACCGTACTGTATGGACACGGGCATTATACGAAAGAGCGCAAAGAAATTTTGTATATCGTTATTAGCAAGCAAGAGGTCAGTACCCTTAAAAAGATCGTTAAAGCGATTGATAAAGATGCGTTTATTACGATCCATGATGTACGCGACGTATTTGGCGAAGGGTTTGTAGATATCGCGAAGTAA
- a CDS encoding saccharopine dehydrogenase family protein, with protein MMKERIIVIGGYGHVGQTICQELAEQFPGNVYAAGRSLERAESFSRSTAGKVQPLQLNIGDNIDPSTLDHVKLVIMCLDQTDTTFVQTCLNRGIHYIDVSAHAAFLSQVEQLHVEASGAGATAILSVGLAPGLTNLLALHAKNYLDQLDTVDISIMLGLGDKHGQAAIEWTIDNLNTTFEVMQNGYPATVASFTEGRKTSFGAKIGRKTAYRFNFSDQYVLPRTLGVPTVATRLCFDSAAVTQLLAGLKVAGILNALTYKPIRKVAVQLFSKLQFGEEHFAVKVEARGHKDGVATLVEYFVHGKHEADVTARVAAAVAAELYRSSFSHGVYHIEQQFHLHHILGRIEQLISLETRINGTPLTV; from the coding sequence ATCATGAAGGAACGTATTATCGTCATTGGTGGGTATGGTCATGTGGGACAAACGATATGCCAAGAGCTAGCCGAGCAGTTTCCAGGCAACGTGTACGCCGCTGGCAGAAGCCTAGAGAGAGCGGAGAGTTTTAGCCGCTCGACAGCAGGTAAAGTACAGCCTTTACAACTCAATATCGGGGATAATATAGACCCGTCTACGCTGGACCACGTCAAGCTCGTGATCATGTGCCTAGATCAGACGGATACTACCTTTGTTCAGACTTGCTTAAACAGAGGCATCCATTACATAGACGTGTCCGCTCATGCTGCATTTCTCTCCCAAGTGGAGCAGTTACATGTGGAAGCATCGGGGGCTGGTGCGACGGCCATTTTGAGCGTCGGCCTTGCTCCAGGGCTGACCAACTTACTCGCGCTCCATGCCAAAAATTATCTGGATCAATTAGACACCGTCGACATATCCATTATGCTTGGCTTAGGTGATAAACACGGGCAAGCCGCAATTGAGTGGACGATCGACAATCTAAACACCACCTTCGAGGTGATGCAGAACGGATATCCCGCAACCGTTGCAAGCTTTACGGAAGGCAGGAAGACCTCATTTGGAGCGAAAATAGGACGTAAAACCGCTTATCGCTTCAATTTTTCCGATCAGTATGTGCTTCCGCGCACACTTGGCGTCCCTACTGTTGCCACGCGGCTCTGTTTTGATTCGGCAGCTGTAACGCAGCTGCTCGCGGGCTTGAAAGTAGCGGGTATATTGAATGCATTAACGTATAAGCCCATCCGTAAAGTAGCCGTGCAATTGTTCAGCAAACTGCAATTCGGTGAAGAGCATTTTGCTGTCAAAGTAGAGGCGCGGGGTCACAAAGATGGCGTAGCTACGCTAGTTGAATACTTTGTCCATGGCAAGCACGAAGCCGATGTCACCGCTAGGGTAGCGGCAGCTGTAGCCGCTGAGCTTTACCGATCCTCATTTTCACACGGTGTATACCATATCGAGCAACAATTTCACTTACACCATATCTTAGGCCGTATTGAGCAGCTCATTTCGCTTGAAACACGAATCAATGGAACACCTTTAACGGTATAA